From Paenibacillus segetis, one genomic window encodes:
- a CDS encoding FAD-dependent oxidoreductase, whose amino-acid sequence MRTETIQSDVTVIGGGLSGVCAAIAAARLGSTVVLVNNRPVLGGNSSSEVRVWVCGATAHGTNRYARETGIMGELFVENQYRNPDGNPYLWDLVILEAVRAEPNITLLLNTDVHEVEADGPEENRMIRSVTGWMMGSERRIRMESPVYLDSTGDGLVGFMAGARHRIGREAAHEYGEEWAPDEADDITLGSTLLFYTKDAGHPVRFVPPSFAKDITKTPIPVKRVIRSGDSGCHYWWIEWGGELDTVHDNEVIRDELSSVIYGIWDYIKNSGQFESGNMTLEWVGSIPGKREYRRFVGDYVLNQNDIIAQEPFSDRIAYGGWSIDLHPPQGMYAEASGSKHMHADGNYHIPYRCLYSANVSNLLFAGRNISASHVAFGTTRVMATCAIMGEAAGTAASLCTVKGVTPRDIYISHLQELQQTLLRQDASIIGLRHEDEQDLSRSAKVTASSVRRIIAVDQPDSAVQLSRDVAVLFPVDPAIEGLELLVDAAEDTRIMVELWDTGRLENYVPHSKVAEAETIVPKGKAQWVSLPLAWTPDLPQNAFVIIRENPSVSLYRSAEPLTGVLAFEKGAIPNASVELEDHDENQLVVAWSMKVLIRQPFCFKVKGTTEAYAPEKAVGGYKRPFGGPNMWASKPIGPEQEAWLQLTWEQDIAMKEILLTWNDDVNEDLINLHHHRTSFEIIPELVKSYRIEARVQGQWSTVASAVDNRRRSNRIQLKDAILADALRVVIEETNGTSYAELVEIRVY is encoded by the coding sequence GTGTGGTGCGACCGCGCACGGCACCAACCGGTACGCAAGGGAGACCGGCATCATGGGTGAGCTGTTCGTCGAGAACCAGTACCGTAATCCGGACGGTAATCCGTACCTGTGGGATTTGGTCATCCTGGAAGCGGTTCGGGCGGAGCCGAACATCACGCTGCTCCTGAATACCGATGTGCATGAAGTCGAGGCGGACGGTCCGGAAGAGAACCGAATGATCCGGTCGGTTACCGGCTGGATGATGGGCTCCGAGCGGCGTATCCGCATGGAAAGCCCGGTTTACCTAGATAGCACCGGCGATGGTCTCGTTGGCTTCATGGCGGGTGCCCGGCATCGGATCGGGCGGGAGGCCGCTCATGAATACGGAGAAGAGTGGGCGCCTGATGAAGCGGACGATATCACATTGGGCAGCACGCTGTTATTCTACACGAAGGATGCGGGGCATCCGGTCCGCTTCGTGCCCCCTTCCTTCGCCAAGGATATCACCAAGACACCGATCCCGGTCAAGCGCGTCATTCGCAGCGGTGACTCGGGCTGCCATTATTGGTGGATCGAATGGGGCGGTGAATTGGATACGGTTCACGATAATGAAGTTATTCGGGACGAGCTGTCATCGGTCATTTATGGCATTTGGGATTACATCAAAAATTCCGGCCAGTTTGAGTCGGGCAATATGACCCTGGAATGGGTTGGCTCCATTCCAGGAAAAAGAGAATACCGCCGCTTCGTCGGTGATTATGTGCTGAACCAGAACGACATCATCGCACAGGAACCGTTCTCGGATCGCATCGCCTACGGCGGCTGGTCCATCGACCTGCATCCGCCACAAGGCATGTATGCCGAAGCCAGCGGCTCAAAGCATATGCATGCGGACGGGAACTATCATATCCCGTATCGCTGCCTGTATTCGGCGAACGTTTCGAATCTGCTGTTCGCCGGCCGAAATATCAGCGCTTCGCACGTGGCGTTTGGCACGACGCGCGTCATGGCGACCTGCGCCATCATGGGGGAAGCAGCTGGAACCGCAGCTTCCCTTTGCACAGTAAAGGGCGTGACCCCGCGCGACATATACATCTCACATCTGCAAGAGTTGCAGCAGACGCTGCTGCGCCAGGACGCCTCCATCATCGGCCTACGGCATGAAGACGAGCAGGATCTGTCCCGGTCGGCGAAAGTAACGGCGTCATCGGTTCGCCGCATTATTGCCGTCGATCAGCCGGATTCCGCCGTTCAACTAAGCCGGGATGTCGCGGTGCTCTTCCCGGTGGATCCGGCAATCGAAGGGCTGGAGCTGCTTGTAGACGCGGCTGAGGATACCCGGATTATGGTGGAGCTATGGGACACGGGACGACTGGAGAACTACGTACCTCACTCGAAGGTGGCCGAAGCCGAAACGATCGTTCCGAAGGGCAAAGCGCAGTGGGTATCCCTACCGCTCGCTTGGACGCCGGATTTGCCGCAGAATGCTTTTGTCATCATTCGTGAAAATCCGAGCGTCAGCTTGTACCGGTCGGCCGAACCGCTTACTGGCGTCCTTGCTTTCGAGAAGGGTGCCATCCCTAACGCTTCGGTGGAGCTAGAAGACCATGACGAGAATCAGCTCGTCGTAGCCTGGAGCATGAAAGTGCTGATCCGCCAGCCGTTCTGCTTCAAGGTTAAGGGTACGACCGAAGCTTATGCACCGGAGAAAGCGGTCGGAGGATACAAGCGACCGTTCGGAGGTCCAAATATGTGGGCATCCAAGCCAATCGGACCGGAGCAAGAAGCTTGGCTGCAATTGACATGGGAGCAGGACATCGCCATGAAGGAAATCCTTCTGACGTGGAATGATGATGTGAATGAAGACCTGATTAACCTTCATCATCATCGTACATCATTCGAAATTATCCCCGAGCTGGTGAAGTCGTACCGGATCGAGGCCCGGGTACAAGGGCAATGGAGTACAGTGGCTTCCGCTGTGGATAATCGGCGCAGGAGCAATCGCATCCAACTGAAGGACGCAATCTTGGCCGATGCGCTACGCGTTGTCATTGAAGAAACAAATGGCACTTCTTACGCGGAGCTAGTGGAAATCCGGGTGTATTAA
- a CDS encoding GH36-type glycosyl hydrolase domain-containing protein produces the protein MQYGYFDEKNKEYLITKPNTPAPWANYLGSPEYGAIISGNAGGYSFVKSGANGRHIRYHFNSMDEPGRYIYVRDLEKGDYWSGSWQPVGKDLDQYKSVCHHGTGYTNIVSDYDNIRTESLYYVPLNKTYEVWRLKVRNNGSQARKLVLFGYVEFTNHNNYEQDNVNLQYTLFISRTYYKNNMILQSINENVPEDQCWRFFGAAGAEVTAYDGDRDTFLGDYRSYGNPSSVENGQCANSLNYNTNSCGALQINVELQPGEEKEVVFLLGQYDEEGASEILGQYKDLSVVDKELEELKAYWHSKLNRFQVQTPSDNLNNMINTWNAYQCFITFIWSRAASFQYCGLRNGLGYRDTVQDIQGIIHLDHEMALERLRLMISAQVSIGGGLPLVKFDHNPGHEGTPDDPEYVQETGHPHYRADDALWLFPTVIKYLKESGNWGFTDEVIPYSDHGEDTVYEHLRQALQFSLDRMGVHGMPVGLYADWNDCLRLGAKGESLFVAFQLYMGFNVFMEIAQNKNKPDDVQWAQGLLDELDTNIQKHAWENDQFVRGFTEDNYTVGSWENDEARIWLNPQSWAVLSGAARPDQARLSMDKVYNNLRTEYGTMLCYPPFKEYGMPVARMVLFNASTKENAGIFSQPQGWLILAETMIGNGDRAFEYFLDCSPASMNDKAEIRKLEPYVHGQFVESKDSPYQGRAHVHWLTGTASTVMVSLVEGIMGVQPQFDGLCINPCVPSDWKDFSMVREFRGKKLNIQVENKNGVQKGVSHIILNGKEIQGHLIPAADMEAENTVRVIMG, from the coding sequence ATGCAATACGGCTACTTTGACGAAAAGAACAAGGAGTATCTCATTACGAAGCCGAACACACCTGCCCCTTGGGCAAACTACCTCGGCTCGCCGGAATACGGCGCCATCATCTCAGGCAATGCAGGAGGGTATAGCTTTGTAAAGTCTGGCGCAAACGGACGGCATATCCGCTACCATTTCAATTCCATGGATGAGCCAGGACGTTATATTTATGTGCGAGACTTGGAGAAGGGCGATTATTGGTCCGGCTCTTGGCAGCCGGTAGGCAAGGATCTGGATCAGTACAAGTCGGTATGCCATCATGGAACCGGATACACCAACATTGTTTCGGATTATGACAACATCCGGACGGAATCCTTATATTACGTGCCCCTGAACAAAACCTACGAGGTGTGGCGCCTGAAAGTCCGCAATAATGGCTCCCAAGCCCGAAAGCTGGTACTCTTTGGATATGTCGAATTCACCAACCATAACAACTATGAGCAGGATAACGTTAACCTTCAATATACTTTGTTCATTTCACGGACCTATTACAAGAACAATATGATCCTTCAGTCTATTAATGAAAATGTTCCCGAGGATCAATGCTGGAGATTTTTTGGGGCTGCTGGTGCGGAGGTGACCGCTTATGATGGCGACCGGGATACGTTCCTCGGCGATTACCGCAGTTACGGCAATCCATCCTCCGTCGAAAATGGCCAATGTGCCAATTCGCTCAACTATAACACCAACTCCTGCGGTGCCCTGCAAATTAACGTAGAATTACAGCCGGGAGAAGAGAAAGAAGTTGTCTTCCTACTAGGACAGTATGACGAGGAAGGCGCATCCGAAATTCTTGGCCAATATAAAGATTTGTCCGTTGTGGACAAGGAGCTCGAAGAACTGAAAGCTTACTGGCATAGCAAGCTTAATCGTTTCCAGGTTCAGACGCCAAGCGACAATCTGAATAACATGATCAATACTTGGAACGCATACCAATGCTTCATCACTTTCATCTGGTCTCGTGCGGCTTCCTTCCAATACTGTGGTCTACGCAACGGACTTGGCTATAGAGATACCGTGCAGGATATTCAAGGCATCATTCATCTGGATCATGAAATGGCTCTGGAACGTCTAAGACTGATGATCTCCGCTCAGGTTTCCATCGGCGGTGGTCTTCCACTCGTGAAATTCGACCATAACCCTGGGCATGAGGGCACACCAGACGACCCGGAATATGTACAGGAAACCGGCCATCCCCATTATCGTGCCGACGATGCTTTGTGGCTGTTCCCAACCGTGATCAAATACTTGAAGGAAAGCGGCAACTGGGGCTTTACGGATGAAGTGATTCCTTATTCCGATCACGGCGAGGACACGGTTTACGAGCATCTGCGCCAAGCGCTTCAATTCAGCTTGGATCGCATGGGCGTCCATGGCATGCCGGTCGGGCTTTACGCTGACTGGAACGATTGCTTACGTCTTGGAGCCAAGGGAGAATCGCTATTCGTCGCTTTCCAGCTATACATGGGCTTCAACGTGTTCATGGAAATCGCGCAGAACAAGAACAAACCCGACGATGTTCAGTGGGCACAAGGTTTGCTTGATGAGTTAGATACTAACATTCAGAAGCATGCTTGGGAGAATGATCAATTCGTCCGCGGGTTTACAGAAGACAACTATACGGTCGGCTCTTGGGAGAACGATGAGGCACGAATCTGGCTGAATCCACAAAGCTGGGCCGTATTAAGCGGTGCAGCCCGCCCGGATCAGGCGAGGCTCTCCATGGACAAAGTGTATAACAATCTGCGGACCGAATACGGCACCATGTTATGCTACCCGCCGTTCAAGGAATACGGGATGCCCGTAGCACGGATGGTCCTTTTTAATGCTTCAACCAAGGAGAACGCCGGCATTTTCAGCCAGCCGCAGGGATGGCTCATTTTGGCGGAAACCATGATTGGCAATGGGGATCGCGCGTTTGAATATTTCCTCGATTGCAGCCCGGCCAGCATGAACGATAAGGCGGAAATCCGCAAACTTGAGCCTTATGTGCACGGGCAGTTCGTCGAATCCAAAGACAGCCCATATCAAGGCCGGGCGCATGTCCACTGGCTCACCGGCACCGCCTCGACGGTGATGGTCTCCTTAGTGGAAGGCATCATGGGGGTCCAACCACAGTTTGATGGCCTTTGCATTAACCCTTGCGTTCCCTCCGACTGGAAGGACTTCTCCATGGTACGGGAATTCCGCGGCAAGAAGCTGAATATTCAGGTGGAAAACAAAAACGGGGTACAAAAAGGGGTTTCCCATATCATCTTGAACGGCAAAGAAATTCAAGGCCATCTGATCCCGGCCGCCGACATGGAAGCCGAAAACACCGTGCGAGTCATTATGGGATAA
- a CDS encoding ABC transporter ATP-binding protein: MNNIIRTYDLTKRINGKTIISNVNLHVKRGEIYGLLGSNGAGKTTIMKMLTGLIIPTSGEIMLFDKKLTEDTKEGLKRIGSIIEYPIFFEHLTAMENLQIHCEYLGFYDKKAILQTLDMVQLQGIENKKVKEFSLGMKQRLGIARAAITKPELIVLDEPTNGLDPIGIKDMRDLIRALNKEYGITFLLSSHILGEIEQVADRIGVIQSGKLVDEVAISDIRQQRSDYIELVTSHVHKSVYLLEHELHITNIKIVQDERIRIYDVGISIGEISKVLISHDIEIEGIQKHSSTLEDYFYNQIQGGDKVD, from the coding sequence ATGAATAATATCATTCGAACGTATGATCTCACAAAGAGAATAAACGGAAAAACAATCATATCTAATGTTAATCTTCATGTAAAACGAGGCGAGATCTATGGATTACTCGGATCCAACGGCGCTGGGAAAACGACGATTATGAAAATGCTTACCGGGCTCATCATTCCAACTTCCGGAGAAATCATGTTATTTGACAAGAAACTTACGGAAGATACCAAAGAAGGCTTGAAACGCATCGGCAGCATTATTGAATATCCTATATTTTTCGAACATTTAACGGCAATGGAGAATCTTCAGATTCATTGTGAATACTTGGGCTTCTACGATAAAAAGGCGATTCTCCAAACCCTAGACATGGTCCAATTACAAGGAATCGAAAATAAGAAGGTGAAGGAATTCTCGCTTGGCATGAAGCAGCGCCTTGGGATTGCACGGGCTGCGATCACGAAGCCAGAACTGATTGTGCTGGATGAACCGACGAATGGATTGGATCCCATTGGTATTAAAGACATGAGAGATTTAATTCGGGCGTTGAACAAAGAGTATGGCATTACCTTCCTCCTCTCCAGCCATATATTAGGTGAAATTGAGCAGGTGGCAGACAGAATCGGCGTCATTCAATCTGGCAAGTTGGTCGATGAAGTAGCGATTTCAGACATCCGTCAGCAGCGGAGCGATTATATTGAGCTTGTGACATCCCATGTGCACAAATCAGTCTACCTTCTTGAGCATGAGCTTCATATCACCAATATAAAAATAGTTCAGGATGAGAGAATTCGGATCTATGATGTGGGCATATCCATCGGGGAGATTTCCAAAGTGTTGATTTCCCATGATATTGAGATCGAGGGGATCCAGAAACATTCCAGCACGCTGGAGGATTATTTCTATAATCAAATTCAAGGAGGAGATAAAGTTGATTAA
- a CDS encoding SGNH/GDSL hydrolase family protein — MSMSEAAHVYKATEKYVKIIGRTYDYNEVLWLALSGGGVEFSFYGKKAEMIIKGDPIAVSGDNEARIGIYVNGIRVIDDMVNEPLKRYTAFDSDTEQQVTIKVVKLSEAALSTIGIQEIIVDAKEGIKPTPENVHKIEFIGDSITCGYGVDDDDVAGSFSTKTEDVTKTYAYLTSQKLQADHSMVSYSGYGIISGYTENGEKLLSQLVPDYYEKVGKSEGKFDGTVVPQSVSWDFGKFVPDLIVVNLGTNDYSYTKDEPDRQADYTKQYTEFLKMVRRTNPGATLLCAFGIMGDSLYPCVKHAVSQYTKETGDTNIAVMKFDVQLEADGYVVNFHPSEVTQEKAAEKLVAHIKTLMKW, encoded by the coding sequence ATGTCTATGTCAGAAGCGGCACATGTCTATAAAGCAACGGAGAAGTATGTAAAAATCATCGGACGAACCTACGATTACAACGAAGTGCTATGGCTGGCGCTGTCCGGTGGAGGCGTGGAATTTTCTTTTTACGGTAAAAAAGCGGAAATGATTATAAAGGGCGATCCAATCGCGGTAAGTGGGGATAATGAGGCCAGAATCGGTATCTACGTTAACGGAATCCGGGTTATCGATGATATGGTGAATGAGCCTTTGAAACGGTATACCGCTTTTGACAGCGATACGGAACAACAAGTTACCATAAAGGTTGTTAAGCTGTCGGAAGCGGCGCTGTCGACGATTGGGATTCAGGAGATTATCGTGGACGCCAAAGAGGGGATTAAGCCAACCCCGGAAAATGTACATAAAATTGAATTTATCGGCGATTCAATTACTTGCGGTTATGGGGTTGACGATGATGATGTAGCGGGTTCTTTTTCCACGAAGACGGAGGACGTTACGAAGACCTATGCTTACCTGACATCCCAGAAGCTTCAAGCGGATCACAGCATGGTGTCTTATAGCGGTTATGGTATTATTTCTGGCTATACGGAAAATGGGGAAAAGCTCCTCTCGCAGCTTGTTCCGGATTATTACGAGAAGGTGGGCAAGTCTGAGGGGAAATTTGACGGCACAGTTGTCCCGCAATCTGTAAGCTGGGATTTCGGGAAGTTTGTACCTGATCTTATTGTCGTTAATCTCGGGACAAATGACTATTCTTATACCAAGGATGAGCCCGACAGACAGGCTGATTATACCAAACAATACACTGAGTTCCTTAAAATGGTCAGACGGACTAATCCGGGGGCAACACTCCTTTGTGCCTTTGGGATTATGGGAGATAGTTTGTATCCTTGTGTTAAACATGCGGTTAGCCAGTATACCAAGGAAACGGGTGATACGAATATCGCCGTAATGAAGTTTGACGTGCAGTTAGAAGCCGACGGTTACGTAGTCAACTTCCACCCGTCGGAAGTGACTCAGGAAAAGGCGGCAGAAAAATTGGTGGCGCACATTAAGACACTTATGAAGTGGTAG
- a CDS encoding sensor histidine kinase — MIVLLCMIIGVMAVTMGWLYYSRRKLHQNINEITDKIAEIIQYETDEKVLIPTDQNKIQLLLIQVNRLLFYKQMVIADYAKTKDSQKKMISNMSHDLKTPLTVILGYAEKLNQEKPMTKEEQTRVIMRLNDKVNSLVALINQFFDLVKIESEDYEIPLSKISLNEICRQIVLEFYDLLSTKGLRVELEIPEKSFYIFGNEHALQRIFSNLISNSIRYGSDGGVFGLTLREEGEFVAVDVWDRGKGIAEVNQDRVFERLYTLDDARNPQFQGSGLGLSISKRLIEGMKGTIRLSSSPFEKTTFTCMFKQMKY, encoded by the coding sequence ATGATTGTTCTCCTGTGCATGATCATTGGCGTTATGGCTGTGACGATGGGGTGGCTCTATTATTCCAGAAGAAAATTACATCAGAATATAAATGAAATTACGGACAAAATAGCAGAAATCATCCAATATGAAACGGATGAGAAAGTGCTTATCCCAACCGATCAGAACAAGATTCAACTGTTGCTCATTCAAGTAAACCGTCTATTGTTTTACAAGCAGATGGTTATTGCGGATTATGCAAAGACCAAAGACAGCCAGAAGAAAATGATATCCAACATGTCTCACGATTTAAAGACCCCCCTGACGGTCATTTTGGGATATGCGGAAAAACTGAATCAGGAAAAACCGATGACTAAAGAGGAACAAACGCGTGTCATTATGCGACTGAACGATAAAGTGAATAGTCTCGTCGCTTTGATTAATCAATTTTTTGACCTAGTAAAAATCGAGTCGGAAGACTATGAAATCCCTTTAAGCAAAATATCGCTCAATGAGATTTGTCGGCAAATCGTACTTGAATTTTATGATCTGCTATCAACTAAGGGGCTTCGAGTAGAGCTTGAAATTCCGGAAAAGTCCTTCTATATTTTCGGTAATGAGCATGCACTTCAGCGAATATTCAGTAATTTAATTTCAAACTCAATCCGGTATGGAAGCGATGGTGGCGTGTTTGGTTTAACCCTTCGTGAAGAAGGAGAATTCGTTGCGGTAGATGTTTGGGATCGCGGCAAAGGTATTGCCGAGGTGAACCAGGACCGCGTATTCGAAAGACTCTACACATTAGATGATGCTCGAAATCCGCAATTTCAGGGAAGTGGCCTAGGCCTAAGCATTTCCAAACGCTTAATTGAAGGTATGAAGGGAACGATTCGCCTCAGCAGTTCACCGTTTGAGAAAACGACATTCACCTGCATGTTTAAACAAATGAAATATTAA
- a CDS encoding VOC family protein: MGFQPSMTFINLPVKDLKQAIDFFTQLGFSFNPQFTDDNATCMIINDNTFAMLLVESYFKNFTNKEIVDATKSTEVLVSLLADSKEQVNEIVNKALTAGGSPSSDPKDLGFMYQWGFQDPDGHIWELSYMDPSYVQQG; the protein is encoded by the coding sequence ATGGGCTTTCAGCCGAGCATGACGTTTATCAACTTACCAGTCAAGGATTTAAAGCAAGCAATAGACTTCTTTACTCAGTTAGGATTTTCGTTTAATCCCCAGTTTACCGATGATAACGCCACATGTATGATCATCAATGACAATACATTTGCGATGCTTCTGGTTGAATCCTACTTCAAGAACTTTACCAATAAAGAAATTGTTGATGCTACAAAAAGTACCGAAGTCCTGGTTTCACTGCTAGCGGATAGCAAAGAACAGGTCAACGAAATCGTAAACAAAGCCCTCACCGCCGGAGGCTCTCCTTCAAGTGATCCGAAGGACCTCGGATTTATGTATCAATGGGGCTTTCAGGATCCGGACGGGCACATCTGGGAACTGAGCTATATGGACCCTTCTTATGTTCAGCAAGGGTAA
- a CDS encoding SOS response-associated peptidase encodes MCQRFSMAAELPEVQEHFQVERVMYYYKNRYNVSPTQHTPVILQQNGERILDEFRWGFIPYWGKDAVNADLRNVHQNPTYRKLVDKQRCVIPCNGFYYWKQEGKKSYAVRVVMKNHDMFGVAGLYEIWKDTRGEPLRTFTLVMTDANPLIDEFESRMPAILSPEDVARWLDEGTNDLHSLNPILRPHTSVEMQVYAVTPLIDNNMYDTEDCIQEMDLERAWVKR; translated from the coding sequence ATGTGTCAACGATTCTCCATGGCGGCAGAGCTGCCGGAGGTGCAGGAGCATTTTCAAGTTGAACGAGTAATGTACTACTATAAGAACCGCTATAATGTGAGCCCTACGCAGCATACGCCAGTTATCTTGCAGCAAAATGGGGAGCGGATTCTGGATGAGTTCCGTTGGGGGTTTATTCCGTACTGGGGTAAAGATGCGGTCAACGCGGATCTCCGAAATGTACATCAAAACCCGACCTATCGCAAATTGGTGGATAAACAGCGATGCGTTATCCCGTGCAATGGGTTTTACTATTGGAAGCAAGAAGGCAAGAAGTCCTACGCGGTACGCGTTGTCATGAAAAACCACGACATGTTTGGGGTCGCTGGCTTATACGAAATTTGGAAGGATACACGTGGGGAGCCGCTCCGCACTTTCACCCTGGTCATGACGGATGCCAACCCGTTGATTGACGAATTCGAGAGTCGGATGCCGGCGATTTTATCGCCGGAAGATGTGGCCCGTTGGCTCGACGAGGGTACGAATGATCTCCATTCTCTGAATCCGATTTTGCGGCCCCATACATCCGTAGAGATGCAAGTTTATGCGGTAACGCCGCTGATCGATAATAACATGTACGATACAGAGGATTGCATTCAGGAAATGGACCTGGAGCGGGCTTGGGTGAAGCGCTGA
- a CDS encoding ABC transporter permease: MIKLLELEWRKLERGKVIGEMIIYWLIIMFLPTFFLTVVFADEPMNTFSQSYSNALGLMIPIQMGFLLFGASLINHVFIEEYKNKTITLSFGYPISRKKLVMVKAMFIAIVVFFCSLVSFVLSGIATYVLDQMLDVINGEPTLADFMSYAIRTVTHSVVIALASLIPLFLFGVWKREVIPTVLCAIVLNQLPTIHNMLNLTMNLEIVYVIISLMGMLSVYLSVKMVNRLGDL; encoded by the coding sequence TTGATTAAGTTATTGGAGCTGGAGTGGAGGAAATTAGAACGAGGTAAAGTGATCGGGGAAATGATTATTTATTGGTTGATTATCATGTTTCTGCCGACCTTTTTTCTTACCGTCGTATTTGCTGATGAGCCGATGAATACGTTCAGCCAGAGTTATTCCAATGCACTTGGACTAATGATACCGATTCAAATGGGATTCCTATTGTTTGGGGCTTCTCTTATCAATCATGTATTCATAGAAGAGTATAAGAATAAGACGATAACTCTTTCCTTCGGATACCCGATTAGTCGAAAAAAATTGGTTATGGTTAAGGCTATGTTTATTGCAATAGTAGTTTTCTTTTGTTCGCTGGTCTCCTTTGTTCTTTCCGGGATAGCTACCTATGTGCTTGATCAGATGCTGGATGTAATTAACGGAGAACCGACGCTGGCAGATTTTATGTCCTATGCTATACGGACGGTTACTCATTCCGTTGTTATCGCACTTGCAAGTTTGATCCCGTTATTCTTATTTGGAGTCTGGAAGAGGGAGGTCATCCCCACCGTTCTTTGTGCTATTGTTCTTAATCAACTCCCTACTATTCACAATATGCTTAATCTGACGATGAACCTGGAAATTGTTTATGTGATCATTAGTCTTATGGGCATGTTAAGTGTATACCTGTCAGTTAAAATGGTGAATAGATTAGGGGATCTGTAG
- a CDS encoding response regulator transcription factor, whose translation MPNRILLVEDDREISQLIESHLKQENYIVCTAFDGEEAGVLLQKEKFDLILLDLMLPKMNGMELLKRIRETSVVPILIISAKDSDIDKVMGLGFGADDYLNKPFSMVVLTARVQAAIRRVTQYIQADSNPDLQTIQFKDIILDLHLFSVQVRGEIIQLTSKEFQILKLFLSHQSKVFTKEQIYQLIWEDAYLGNENAINVHIRRLREKIEEDPSNPQYIRTVWGIGYKLGV comes from the coding sequence ATGCCGAACCGCATTCTGCTAGTAGAGGATGATAGAGAAATTAGCCAATTAATTGAAAGTCATCTGAAACAGGAGAATTACATTGTATGTACTGCGTTTGACGGCGAAGAAGCGGGCGTCCTTCTTCAAAAGGAGAAATTTGATCTTATACTGCTTGATTTGATGCTTCCTAAGATGAATGGGATGGAGTTACTGAAGCGAATACGGGAAACTAGTGTGGTTCCTATCTTGATTATTTCTGCAAAAGACAGCGATATCGATAAGGTGATGGGTCTCGGCTTTGGTGCGGATGATTATTTAAACAAACCTTTCTCTATGGTTGTATTAACAGCTAGAGTGCAGGCTGCTATTCGCAGAGTCACTCAATATATCCAAGCGGACAGCAATCCTGATCTTCAAACCATTCAGTTTAAAGATATTATTCTTGATTTGCATTTGTTCTCTGTACAAGTAAGGGGAGAGATCATACAGCTCACCTCCAAGGAATTTCAAATATTGAAACTGTTTCTATCCCATCAGTCCAAGGTGTTCACCAAAGAGCAAATTTATCAATTGATTTGGGAAGATGCTTATTTAGGAAATGAAAACGCCATCAATGTACATATTCGCAGACTTAGGGAAAAAATCGAAGAGGATCCGTCAAACCCTCAATATATTCGGACCGTTTGGGGTATCGGATATAAACTGGGAGTGTAG
- a CDS encoding DUF1259 domain-containing protein: MTSKVKVTPQFTRLCNQFGKILGGESEVDEGPVCFVTRMTNLNEKILGRRTRSPLVQMQMFSFESLDKSGRALCLGETALHQNQVNRLMSNLRKRGIKVTALHNHWLKENPRLMYMHWEAISNPIVFAKNTKESIAFLG; the protein is encoded by the coding sequence ATGACAAGCAAAGTAAAGGTAACTCCGCAATTCACAAGGCTGTGCAATCAATTCGGAAAAATCCTGGGAGGCGAGTCTGAAGTTGATGAAGGCCCGGTTTGTTTTGTCACGCGGATGACGAATCTTAATGAGAAGATCTTGGGCAGAAGAACTCGCTCTCCTTTGGTTCAAATGCAAATGTTCTCGTTCGAGTCTCTTGATAAGTCAGGCCGCGCGTTATGTCTGGGAGAGACTGCCTTACATCAAAATCAAGTGAATCGCTTGATGTCGAATCTCCGGAAACGGGGAATCAAAGTGACTGCCCTTCATAATCACTGGTTAAAAGAAAATCCTCGCTTGATGTATATGCACTGGGAAGCCATATCGAATCCTATTGTATTCGCCAAAAACACTAAAGAGTCCATCGCATTTCTGGGTTGA